A stretch of the Acidobacteriaceae bacterium genome encodes the following:
- a CDS encoding CsbD family protein — protein MKSGMENKAKGKLDEVAGKIKQSAGEAMNNQSMANRGAAQQVKGQGEQALGSVQNAAADVHARRSHEAQAEAHDVRERVTSTARNVKERIEDSVDRHKNRT, from the coding sequence ATGAAGAGTGGAATGGAAAACAAGGCCAAGGGCAAGCTGGATGAGGTTGCCGGAAAGATCAAGCAGTCAGCTGGTGAAGCAATGAACAACCAGTCCATGGCGAACCGCGGCGCGGCCCAGCAGGTGAAGGGACAAGGCGAGCAGGCGCTTGGATCGGTGCAGAATGCTGCCGCGGACGTACACGCGCGCAGATCTCATGAGGCTCAAGCCGAGGCTCACGACGTTCGCGAGCGGGTCACGTCAACAGCAAGGAATGTAAAAGAGCGCATCGAGGACAGCGTAGATCGCCATAAGAACAGAACGTAG
- a CDS encoding UbiA-like polyprenyltransferase, producing MRSALHSTRVTLEMIKWEHSIFALPFALTGAVLAAGGWPPLRVLGWIIVCMVGARSAAMAFNRLVDAEIDAVNPRTAARALPAGQVSRGFVITFTIISCAVFLLGAAMLNRLTLELAPLALAVVFAYSYMKRMTRWSHLVLGLALGIAPAAAWIAVRGSLSARAALLTAIVLLWVGGFDVLYACQDFEHDRRVGLHSVPQAFGLRGAFWIARLMHAGMAVLLFLMLHAFGLGIVALFGVLLCVALLAYEHAIVSPGDLRRMNAAFFTLNGVISVVFFIFIAADVLHRR from the coding sequence ATGAGATCTGCTTTACATAGCACACGCGTCACGCTCGAGATGATCAAGTGGGAGCACTCGATCTTTGCTCTCCCGTTTGCTCTCACAGGCGCCGTGCTCGCCGCCGGAGGCTGGCCTCCGTTGCGCGTGCTCGGATGGATTATTGTCTGTATGGTTGGTGCGCGTTCGGCAGCCATGGCCTTCAATCGCCTGGTCGATGCAGAGATCGACGCAGTGAACCCTCGCACAGCAGCGCGCGCGCTCCCCGCGGGCCAGGTTTCGCGCGGCTTTGTCATCACATTCACGATCATCTCCTGCGCCGTCTTTCTGCTCGGCGCCGCGATGCTCAACAGGCTCACCCTGGAGCTCGCCCCGCTGGCACTCGCCGTCGTGTTCGCCTACAGCTACATGAAGCGAATGACCCGCTGGTCACACCTGGTGTTGGGCCTTGCGTTGGGCATTGCGCCGGCTGCGGCATGGATAGCCGTCCGCGGATCCCTTTCCGCGCGCGCTGCATTGCTCACGGCAATCGTGCTGCTGTGGGTCGGCGGCTTCGATGTGCTTTACGCCTGCCAGGACTTCGAGCACGACCGCCGCGTCGGCCTGCACAGTGTTCCGCAGGCCTTCGGTCTGCGCGGGGCGTTCTGGATAGCCCGCTTAATGCACGCCGGGATGGCGGTGCTGCTCTTCCTCATGCTCCACGCATTCGGCTTGGGGATCGTTGCGCTATTCGGCGTGCTGCTCTGCGTCGCTCTTCTCGCTTACGAGCACGCAATCGTCTCGCCCGGCGATCTCCGCCGGATGAACGCGGCCTTCTTCACGCTTAACGGCGTAATCTCCGTTGTCTTCTTCATCTTCATTGCGGCCGACGTTCTGCACCGTCGCTGA
- a CDS encoding BON domain-containing protein, with the protein MRIYSRILITLACALCLAAIVPAATAQKGDAQIQADAQKQLSGKRFSGVQVQVQGGVVHLTGQVDRYADKADAQKRVDKMHEAASIRNDINVTGGGTVSDEELFQKLAKALVYVRQGYESYPFDSFILQVHNGVVTIGGLAVEPVDKDDALSVVENAPGVRDVVDKIQVAPVSPNDWRIRRDLYRAIYGYSQFTKYAINPSKPIRIVVVNGHAVLTGVVDSQTDKEMAGMRANQVPGVFSVENDLQVAGQNEH; encoded by the coding sequence ATGAGAATTTACAGTCGCATTTTGATTACACTCGCCTGCGCTCTCTGCCTGGCCGCAATCGTGCCCGCTGCCACAGCCCAGAAGGGTGACGCACAAATACAGGCAGACGCTCAAAAACAGCTTAGCGGGAAGAGGTTCAGCGGCGTTCAAGTACAGGTGCAGGGCGGCGTAGTTCACCTGACCGGCCAGGTCGATCGCTATGCCGACAAGGCTGATGCCCAGAAGCGTGTCGATAAGATGCATGAGGCCGCTTCCATCCGCAACGACATCAATGTCACTGGCGGAGGCACTGTCTCGGACGAGGAACTCTTTCAGAAGCTCGCCAAGGCCCTGGTCTATGTGCGCCAGGGATACGAGTCTTATCCGTTCGACAGCTTCATCCTGCAGGTGCATAACGGAGTTGTGACCATCGGCGGGCTCGCGGTCGAACCCGTAGACAAGGACGATGCGCTCTCGGTGGTCGAGAACGCGCCCGGTGTTCGCGACGTTGTCGATAAGATCCAGGTCGCGCCGGTATCGCCCAACGACTGGCGCATCCGCCGCGACTTGTATCGCGCCATCTACGGCTATTCGCAGTTCACCAAATACGCGATCAATCCCTCTAAACCCATCCGCATCGTGGTCGTGAACGGTCACGCCGTGCTGACCGGTGTCGTTGACAGCCAGACTGACAAGGAGATGGCCGGAATGCGCGCCAACCAGGTGCCCGGCGTTTTCTCGGTGGAGAACGACCTTCAGGTTGCGGGCCAGAACGAACATTGA
- a CDS encoding translocation/assembly module TamB domain-containing protein: MSLTSKGAPASPPKPARRYRVGRILGWIGTSILILLTVLIVGLSWYTTTADFQRRVKDQVVNVLESSTGGRVELGHISFNLWHLAIEADNLVIHGTEGPGEMPYLSAAKIFLHLRLNTFISHTVGKGAQSHIGLNYLRVEQPHLHLIIDKNGNTNQPVPKHPTTSTEPVQDTLLDLQAKDVELANGLAVINDRAIPFDAAANNLNANVHYISSTDRYGISIDLADLRTRMAKEPEMQSKLHMDLQIGRDMAQLTSFDFETGMNSHLSATALIEHFAHPEWQATVNGELALKQISYLAGVDGLENGTLALDINGRNCTVSPQVAQKNPHFWQRHTHPHVPPAAKMLPPSPDCSAGYLLVGDIKLRNAAYRDESVRVAGVDANAQLHVTPTELLFSALTGTLPGGGHIDGELKIENWLGEVPASAPAASATTVAAAKTANAAAKGVNAKPPVQSMTLTPVQRAHAYLTVIVKGITLRTIMDATAPEHYGDLGLDTAINGPVKVEWGGPAKDIPSSVQVDADLKLSPTGVARRGAKANIPVSGVVNAHYDGRSQVVNIKTVNVQTPGTTLLVSGVLGVNNGDPLTNLQVNLQARNLAEFDQTLQTLGFEANGKRGSAAIPVDLHGTMSFVGTAKGAVRTLDVKGHLEADNLVVHLGSEADIHVDSVVADAEYAPNTGLAIASSTIRRNTAVLNVAGSFRPHRVVSRHGVVSYVWDNDMALDVTAKLANAQVADLLQIAGQQEKVKLTGAANINAHATGTLRSLAGSGNVTLTNGQAYGEPYQTIAVDISAHGTQINATRLLVQAHNMAIHGSGSYDIANKHIAAHITGDNLRLSKFQLVQNANPDADAVVSLNVDANGTVQEPNLRAQVQLADITYQSNKLGALTLNANSVGSLVNYQIQSTLIGAQIAATGQTSLQGQYVTHAQMTLTGVNVANILDIVSPDTIQASSQINGTVTINGPAANPQQLTATAELTNFAITLQNLKLASEGPIRASLRDGVASLDQFHISGLGTDLQASGTAKLLGDSNSEGGALNIKAKGGINLHLIHTLDPDWITSGNITLDLGVQGRVKDPSLSGTVKLDNANFAMDGIPNGLSALSGTMVFNQNRLEVRDVSGTSGGGKVTLGGFIAYQRGLFADLTANIDTVRVRLYGLSSTSNATLRLQGGPQSLLLSGNVLVTRFGVGPDVDFAAFAGAGGIPTPPDPSAFSNKIRMDVHITSSPQLDFQNSYAKLAGTVDLTVRGTIAQPSLLGSIRITDGSATFAGTKYELERGIIYFSNPVRIDPSIDLDVSTRVENYDITIGIHGDMTNLKPTYRSSPPLTEADIFNLLALGRTQEEAQINTQQQQQAGEDPTTSAILGGALNATVSSRVSKLFGAGSIKIDPAFVGTLGNSTARITIVEPLSKQITLTYATNVNQSAQQLIQIQYQLNESASIVMTRDESGVFSIVYKIRKRYR, encoded by the coding sequence ATGAGTCTCACCTCCAAGGGCGCGCCTGCCTCTCCGCCGAAACCCGCGCGGCGCTATCGCGTGGGGCGAATTCTCGGCTGGATTGGCACATCGATTCTGATTCTGCTCACAGTGCTAATCGTCGGCCTGTCCTGGTACACCACGACTGCGGATTTTCAGCGCCGTGTAAAGGACCAGGTCGTCAATGTGCTCGAAAGTTCGACCGGCGGACGTGTGGAGCTCGGCCACATCTCGTTCAATCTGTGGCACCTAGCAATCGAAGCCGACAATCTCGTCATTCACGGCACAGAAGGTCCAGGCGAAATGCCTTACCTTTCGGCTGCAAAGATCTTCCTTCACTTGCGTCTCAACACGTTTATCTCGCACACGGTTGGCAAAGGCGCGCAGTCGCACATTGGGCTCAACTATCTGCGCGTTGAGCAGCCGCACCTTCATCTGATCATCGACAAGAACGGCAACACTAACCAGCCTGTGCCCAAGCATCCCACGACGAGCACAGAGCCGGTACAGGATACGCTGCTTGATCTCCAGGCCAAGGATGTTGAGCTCGCGAATGGGCTCGCCGTGATTAATGATCGCGCGATTCCGTTCGATGCCGCAGCCAACAATCTCAATGCCAACGTGCATTACATCAGTTCGACCGACCGTTATGGCATCTCCATCGATCTCGCCGATCTGCGCACGCGAATGGCGAAAGAGCCGGAGATGCAGTCGAAGCTGCACATGGACCTTCAGATCGGCCGCGATATGGCGCAGCTCACCAGCTTCGATTTCGAAACCGGCATGAACTCGCACCTTAGCGCGACGGCGCTGATCGAGCACTTCGCTCATCCGGAGTGGCAGGCGACGGTCAACGGTGAGCTTGCACTGAAGCAGATCAGCTATCTAGCCGGAGTGGACGGGCTCGAGAACGGAACACTCGCGCTCGACATTAATGGGCGCAACTGCACAGTGAGTCCGCAGGTCGCGCAGAAGAATCCGCACTTTTGGCAGCGCCACACGCACCCGCACGTCCCTCCTGCAGCCAAAATGCTGCCGCCCAGTCCCGACTGCAGTGCAGGGTATCTGCTGGTCGGCGACATCAAATTGCGCAACGCGGCGTATCGTGACGAATCCGTCCGCGTCGCCGGTGTTGATGCGAATGCGCAGTTACATGTCACACCTACTGAGCTCCTTTTTTCGGCACTCACAGGAACGCTGCCTGGTGGCGGCCACATCGACGGCGAGCTGAAGATCGAGAACTGGCTCGGAGAGGTTCCAGCGAGCGCACCCGCGGCTTCCGCCACAACGGTTGCGGCGGCGAAGACCGCAAACGCTGCCGCGAAAGGTGTGAATGCAAAGCCACCGGTGCAGTCGATGACGCTCACTCCCGTGCAGCGGGCGCATGCGTATCTGACCGTGATCGTGAAGGGCATCACGCTGCGTACGATCATGGATGCCACCGCACCGGAACACTACGGCGATCTTGGTCTGGACACCGCGATCAATGGCCCGGTCAAGGTGGAGTGGGGCGGTCCGGCGAAGGATATCCCCAGCTCTGTGCAAGTTGACGCGGACCTCAAGCTCTCGCCGACGGGCGTCGCTCGCAGGGGAGCGAAGGCGAATATTCCTGTCTCGGGTGTCGTGAACGCACATTACGACGGACGATCTCAAGTTGTGAACATCAAGACCGTCAACGTTCAGACACCGGGAACCACGCTTCTCGTCAGCGGCGTGCTTGGCGTGAATAACGGCGATCCGCTTACCAATCTGCAGGTGAACCTGCAGGCCCGCAATCTTGCGGAGTTTGACCAGACCCTGCAGACACTGGGGTTTGAGGCCAACGGAAAACGCGGCAGCGCAGCCATTCCGGTTGATCTGCACGGCACAATGAGCTTCGTAGGAACTGCAAAGGGCGCGGTTCGCACGCTTGACGTTAAAGGGCACCTCGAAGCCGATAACCTCGTCGTGCATCTCGGCAGCGAGGCAGATATCCACGTCGACTCTGTCGTTGCGGACGCCGAGTACGCACCCAATACTGGTCTGGCCATCGCGTCTTCCACCATTAGGCGCAATACGGCTGTGTTGAACGTCGCGGGCAGCTTCCGTCCGCACCGTGTCGTCTCGCGCCATGGTGTCGTCTCCTATGTATGGGACAACGACATGGCTCTCGATGTGACGGCGAAGCTTGCGAATGCGCAGGTCGCCGATCTCTTGCAGATTGCCGGCCAGCAGGAAAAGGTAAAGCTCACCGGCGCGGCCAACATTAATGCGCATGCGACAGGCACTCTGCGCAGCCTCGCGGGTTCCGGCAACGTTACTCTCACGAACGGCCAGGCATACGGTGAGCCGTATCAGACAATTGCCGTTGACATCAGCGCCCACGGAACGCAGATCAACGCGACGCGTCTTCTCGTCCAGGCGCACAACATGGCTATCCACGGTAGCGGAAGCTACGATATCGCCAACAAGCATATCGCTGCGCACATCACCGGCGACAATCTGCGGCTCTCGAAGTTTCAGCTTGTGCAGAATGCCAATCCGGATGCTGATGCTGTGGTCTCTCTGAATGTGGACGCGAACGGTACCGTGCAGGAACCGAATCTTCGCGCACAGGTACAGCTTGCGGATATCACCTACCAGAGCAACAAGCTTGGCGCGCTGACGTTGAACGCAAACAGCGTCGGCTCGCTCGTGAACTATCAGATACAGTCGACACTCATCGGCGCGCAAATCGCAGCCACCGGACAGACGTCCCTGCAGGGCCAGTATGTTACGCACGCACAGATGACGCTCACGGGCGTTAATGTGGCGAATATTCTTGATATCGTTTCGCCGGATACCATCCAGGCGAGCTCACAAATAAACGGCACCGTCACTATCAATGGGCCCGCCGCCAATCCGCAACAACTCACGGCGACCGCCGAGCTTACGAACTTCGCCATCACACTCCAGAATCTGAAGCTCGCATCCGAGGGTCCCATCCGCGCCAGCTTGCGTGATGGAGTCGCATCGCTGGATCAGTTCCACATTAGCGGTCTGGGAACCGATCTGCAGGCGAGCGGAACCGCGAAACTCCTGGGCGACTCCAATTCGGAGGGCGGTGCGCTCAACATCAAGGCAAAGGGTGGCATCAATCTTCATCTCATTCACACGCTCGACCCGGACTGGATCACCTCCGGCAACATCACACTTGACCTCGGTGTGCAGGGCCGAGTGAAGGATCCGTCGCTCAGCGGGACGGTTAAGTTGGACAACGCGAACTTTGCGATGGACGGAATTCCGAACGGCCTCAGCGCACTCTCTGGAACGATGGTGTTCAACCAGAACCGCCTCGAGGTGCGCGATGTTAGCGGAACCTCGGGCGGCGGCAAGGTGACGCTTGGCGGATTTATCGCCTATCAACGAGGGCTGTTTGCGGATCTTACAGCGAATATCGATACGGTTCGCGTTCGCCTCTACGGGTTGAGCTCCACCTCAAACGCTACGCTCCGTCTGCAGGGTGGACCGCAAAGTCTGCTGCTCTCGGGAAATGTGCTGGTGACACGGTTCGGCGTCGGCCCCGACGTTGACTTCGCGGCCTTCGCGGGAGCCGGCGGAATCCCCACGCCGCCCGATCCAAGCGCTTTCAGTAACAAGATTAGGATGGATGTTCACATCACGAGCTCTCCGCAGCTTGATTTCCAGAACTCCTATGCCAAGCTTGCCGGAACCGTCGATCTGACCGTGCGCGGCACGATCGCGCAACCCTCGCTTCTCGGGTCGATCAGGATCACAGATGGCAGCGCGACCTTCGCCGGGACGAAGTACGAACTCGAGCGCGGCATCATCTACTTCAGCAATCCCGTTCGCATCGATCCGTCCATCGATCTCGATGTATCCACACGCGTCGAGAACTACGACATTACGATCGGCATTCACGGTGACATGACAAACCTGAAGCCGACCTATCGCTCGTCGCCGCCACTCACTGAGGCCGATATCTTCAATCTGCTGGCGCTTGGCCGAACCCAGGAAGAGGCGCAGATCAACACGCAGCAGCAGCAGCAGGCAGGCGAGGATCCAACCACCAGTGCGATATTGGGCGGAGCTCTGAACGCAACAGTATCGAGCCGCGTCAGCAAGCTTTTCGGCGCGGGCTCAATCAAGATCGATCCCGCGTTTGTCGGCACGCTGGGCAACTCCACGGCGCGCATTACGATCGTCGAGCCGCTGTCCAAACAGATCACACTCACTTACGCGACCAACGTCAACCAGTCGGCGCAGCAGCTGATTCAGATTCAGTATCAGTTGAACGAGAGCGCGTCGATTGTCATGACACGCGACGAGTCCGGCGTCTTCTCGATCGTTTACAAGATTCGGAAACGCTATCGCTAG
- a CDS encoding peptidylprolyl isomerase → MNRAIKLGKARMDGWLILAAALCIFAPSAFAQVPNASSTKPPGLTDQPQVPPPASAPIPAPPATPSMMPSVPGTELDRVVAVVNDDLILDSDVNEELRLQAFDPYHTSSEKLSSDRALERLINRALIVQQLKLQPEDEPSDADVNKQIDQLRRDIPACAQYHCQTKEGWDRFLADNGFTEASFFSRWKERVAVLSFIEDRFQMGINITAQQIQDYYDKTLLPEYARQHAAAPKLNTITNQIREVLLQQQISNLLQDWLKSLRAQGSVVVLHPGEEAP, encoded by the coding sequence ATGAACAGAGCGATCAAACTCGGGAAGGCGCGAATGGATGGCTGGCTCATCCTCGCGGCGGCGCTCTGCATCTTCGCGCCATCGGCGTTTGCGCAGGTGCCGAACGCATCGAGCACCAAGCCGCCCGGATTGACCGACCAACCGCAGGTTCCACCGCCTGCAAGTGCACCGATTCCCGCTCCGCCGGCGACGCCTTCGATGATGCCGAGTGTTCCAGGAACGGAGCTCGACCGAGTCGTTGCAGTCGTCAACGACGACCTTATCCTCGACAGCGATGTGAACGAGGAACTTCGGCTGCAGGCATTCGATCCCTACCACACGTCGTCGGAGAAGCTGTCCAGCGACCGTGCTCTCGAGCGGCTCATCAACCGTGCGCTCATCGTTCAGCAACTCAAACTGCAGCCTGAAGACGAGCCCAGCGATGCTGATGTGAATAAGCAGATCGATCAGTTGCGCAGGGACATACCTGCCTGCGCGCAGTATCACTGCCAGACCAAAGAAGGGTGGGACCGGTTCCTCGCAGATAACGGCTTCACGGAAGCTTCGTTCTTCAGCCGCTGGAAGGAGCGCGTGGCCGTGCTCTCCTTTATCGAAGATCGCTTTCAGATGGGTATCAACATCACGGCGCAGCAGATTCAGGACTACTATGACAAAACTCTGCTGCCGGAGTACGCGCGCCAGCATGCGGCCGCGCCCAAGCTGAACACGATCACGAATCAGATCCGCGAGGTGCTGTTGCAGCAGCAGATCAGCAACTTGCTGCAGGATTGGCTGAAGAGTTTGCGTGCGCAGGGAAGCGTTGTCGTGCTGCATCCCGGGGAGGAGGCGCCATGA
- a CDS encoding POTRA domain-containing protein, giving the protein MLAGTLLASGWVVAPAQSPATINSQAAGQAPQPQTTNPSAPEGTPQASKMPSAQSSTGSEAASATVTNPLAPLPTSIWTKAGVPVTAVRFEGVTFGPHDAIVTELEQTAGERLDPQKVRADIRRLYASGLYRDISVSGETNANGLTLIYGGVPRYYVGRVEINGIVQERLASLLQFATKLDPGTPFSEPEIPAALASVRQSLEQNGYFEANIQIATTHDDVNHQVNVTFTIKQGPQARVGNVALQGKDPGIDVDDFRKKGKLDCGWLATAFDRMILRKCQVKVTRDTTSNALNGVRKYYQKQDRLEGTISQQSDTYAPPRKQLDYQFQANQGPLVHITIDGTKISKSRKKLLVPIYEESAVDRDLVNEGGFNIRDFMQRKGYFDAEDSVKLLGRGTNTVTVQYTVTPGKRHKVRSVKLEGNKYFSDALIKQQLRVKPADLYVRSGTYSAQLVEDDRSSIEALYRASGFTHVKVKSSVKDTDKTASGEGLKVAYIDVTYIIEEGTQQKFGEVDLSGVGASRQNAIKALLSAETGQPFSLITLSNDRDAVLSYYLAHGFDLAEVEIQQQPDPENKDLINVTLAVSEGHQVTIDHVLLSGLAHTKPAVVQQQILVHPEDPLDQAALLQTQRNLYNLALFNEVNTAVQNPRGDAPQKNVLVQLTEAKRWDVTYGFGFEAQTGTPSLGPGLVQGQTAAQNGKAGVSPRVALDVSRINFRGTQQSLTLHTTFGLLERVATLTFNNPQFLGKPFLTAAVSGGYSNVQNITTFQASTLQGDFRVSQKYKKADTFIYDFLYRRVSVNPASLEITPNLVSQLSQPVTVGGPGVTYFHDTRDPSPIDAQRGLYYSVQEFVSSSHFGAETSFNRLDASFSSYYTFGTKKYVFARNTRVGFENTFGQTTANSNSLGVSNCAGELLMTNATCNPIPLPERMYAGGATSHRGFGINDAGPRDLTTGYPVGGSGVVVNSFELRLPPPTLPLVGNNVSFVIFHDMGNVFRYPSDMFTSIKNFHQPNQSTCRDLTVPPGTTDNSTVSGTCNFNYYSHAVGIGARYKTPVGPIRVDFSWNLNPPVYPVFYDYTGKPPYVGQAPHFNFFFSIGQAF; this is encoded by the coding sequence TTGCTGGCTGGCACGCTCCTCGCATCGGGGTGGGTGGTGGCGCCCGCGCAAAGCCCCGCCACGATCAACTCTCAAGCCGCAGGACAGGCGCCGCAGCCGCAGACCACGAATCCCAGCGCCCCGGAGGGAACCCCGCAGGCCAGCAAGATGCCTTCCGCGCAATCGTCCACCGGCTCTGAGGCCGCCTCGGCTACGGTGACCAACCCGCTTGCGCCGCTGCCTACCAGCATCTGGACGAAAGCCGGAGTACCGGTTACCGCGGTTCGTTTTGAGGGCGTGACCTTTGGTCCGCATGACGCGATCGTGACCGAGTTGGAGCAGACGGCCGGCGAGAGGCTCGATCCGCAGAAGGTAAGAGCGGACATTCGCCGGCTGTACGCGAGTGGTCTCTATCGCGACATCAGCGTCTCAGGCGAGACGAACGCCAACGGCCTGACTCTCATTTACGGCGGCGTGCCTCGCTACTACGTCGGTCGCGTAGAGATCAACGGCATCGTGCAGGAGAGGCTTGCATCGCTGCTGCAGTTTGCGACGAAGCTCGATCCGGGTACCCCGTTCAGTGAGCCGGAGATTCCCGCCGCTCTTGCAAGCGTGCGCCAGTCGCTCGAGCAGAATGGCTATTTCGAGGCGAACATTCAGATCGCAACCACGCATGACGATGTAAATCACCAGGTGAACGTAACCTTCACCATCAAGCAAGGGCCGCAGGCGCGCGTCGGAAACGTGGCGCTTCAGGGCAAGGATCCTGGCATCGATGTTGACGACTTTCGCAAGAAGGGCAAGCTCGATTGCGGGTGGCTCGCGACCGCGTTTGACAGGATGATCCTGCGGAAATGCCAGGTGAAGGTGACTCGCGACACCACCAGCAACGCACTGAACGGCGTGCGCAAGTACTACCAGAAGCAGGACCGACTAGAAGGCACGATCAGTCAGCAGAGCGATACGTACGCACCGCCGCGCAAGCAGCTCGACTATCAGTTCCAGGCGAACCAGGGGCCGCTCGTTCACATCACGATCGACGGAACGAAGATCTCGAAATCACGCAAGAAACTGCTGGTTCCAATCTACGAAGAGTCAGCAGTGGACCGGGACCTCGTGAACGAAGGCGGCTTCAACATTCGCGATTTTATGCAGCGCAAGGGCTACTTCGACGCAGAAGACTCTGTGAAGCTGCTGGGGCGCGGAACGAATACAGTCACGGTGCAGTACACGGTTACTCCGGGTAAGCGGCACAAGGTTCGCTCCGTGAAGCTCGAGGGGAACAAGTACTTCAGCGACGCGCTCATCAAACAGCAGTTGCGTGTAAAGCCCGCGGATCTGTACGTGCGCAGCGGCACCTACAGCGCACAGCTTGTTGAAGATGACCGCAGCTCGATCGAGGCGCTGTATCGGGCGAGCGGATTCACGCACGTCAAGGTAAAGTCCAGCGTGAAGGACACAGACAAGACCGCCTCCGGAGAGGGGCTGAAGGTCGCCTACATCGATGTGACCTACATCATCGAGGAGGGAACGCAGCAGAAGTTCGGCGAGGTGGATCTCTCCGGAGTCGGAGCATCGAGACAGAATGCGATCAAAGCTCTGCTCAGTGCCGAGACAGGTCAGCCGTTTTCGCTGATCACACTCTCCAATGACCGCGACGCGGTGTTGAGCTACTACCTTGCGCACGGGTTCGATCTGGCGGAGGTTGAGATTCAGCAGCAGCCCGACCCGGAAAATAAGGATCTGATCAACGTAACGCTCGCGGTATCCGAAGGGCACCAGGTCACGATTGATCACGTGCTGCTCTCAGGACTCGCACACACCAAGCCGGCGGTGGTCCAGCAGCAGATTCTCGTGCACCCAGAAGATCCGCTGGATCAGGCGGCGCTCCTGCAAACGCAGCGCAACCTATACAACCTGGCGCTGTTTAACGAAGTAAATACGGCGGTTCAGAATCCCAGGGGAGATGCTCCGCAGAAGAACGTTCTCGTGCAGCTCACCGAGGCGAAACGTTGGGACGTAACTTATGGCTTCGGCTTCGAAGCACAGACGGGGACGCCGTCTCTCGGGCCTGGATTGGTGCAAGGGCAGACCGCGGCGCAGAACGGAAAGGCCGGCGTGAGCCCGCGCGTGGCGCTCGATGTTTCGCGGATCAACTTCCGCGGGACGCAGCAGTCCCTCACGCTCCACACAACCTTTGGCCTGCTCGAGCGCGTGGCTACACTTACGTTCAACAATCCTCAATTTTTGGGCAAGCCCTTCCTCACGGCGGCCGTTTCGGGCGGCTACTCGAACGTACAGAACATCACAACGTTTCAGGCCTCTACGCTGCAGGGAGATTTTCGAGTCTCGCAGAAGTACAAAAAGGCGGACACGTTTATCTATGACTTCCTCTACCGTCGCGTCTCGGTGAATCCTGCCAGCCTCGAGATCACGCCGAACCTGGTCAGCCAGTTGTCGCAACCTGTGACCGTCGGCGGTCCCGGCGTGACCTACTTCCATGACACGCGCGACCCCAGTCCCATCGATGCCCAGCGTGGCCTCTACTACTCGGTCCAGGAGTTCGTCTCATCGTCCCACTTCGGGGCGGAGACCTCGTTCAATCGGTTGGACGCATCGTTCTCCTCGTACTACACATTCGGAACCAAGAAGTACGTTTTTGCGCGCAACACGCGGGTTGGGTTCGAGAACACGTTCGGGCAGACAACCGCGAACTCCAACTCGCTAGGCGTTTCGAACTGCGCCGGCGAGCTGCTGATGACGAATGCCACGTGCAATCCAATTCCTCTGCCAGAGCGGATGTATGCCGGCGGCGCTACGTCACATCGCGGCTTCGGCATCAACGACGCCGGGCCCCGCGATCTGACCACCGGATATCCGGTCGGCGGCTCGGGTGTGGTGGTCAATAGTTTCGAGTTGCGGCTTCCACCGCCGACGCTTCCGCTAGTCGGCAACAATGTATCGTTCGTCATCTTTCACGACATGGGGAACGTCTTCCGGTATCCCAGCGACATGTTCACAAGCATCAAGAACTTTCACCAGCCGAACCAGTCCACCTGCCGCGATCTGACGGTTCCACCAGGCACAACGGACAACTCTACGGTGAGCGGAACGTGCAATTTCAACTACTACTCGCACGCAGTCGGAATCGGCGCGCGCTACAAGACTCCTGTTGGTCCTATCCGTGTTGATTTCAGCTGGAACCTCAATCCGCCGGTCTATCCAGTCTTTTATGACTACACCGGCAAGCCCCCGTACGTAGGACAGGCGCCGCACTTCAACTTCTTCTTCAGCATCGGACAGGCGTTCTAG